GAGGAAGTTCATTTCCATCTGTATCAAGCCCCCCACTGTGTCCCAAGAAGACCTGTTTATCCAATTCACAGTAATAGCACAAGTTAAAAGATACCTCGATGATTTATGCATTTCAAATGATAAGCAAGCAAGATTCttaaaaaatagtaaagaaaTTGATAAATACCTGGATCATTCCGGGATGATCCCTAGAGTTGTTTCCAGGCCAAGAGGTTCCATCTTGCATTGTCCAACCTTCCTCGGGCATCTTTTGTGCTTTTGCAACAAGTGCATTGATGCGTACCTTAAATTCTTCATATTCCCTCTGCAAAACAGAACCTTTCGGGTGTTAGAATTTTTGCTTCAATGTCTATGAATAAATCTTCGCTGAGAAGTTTgaatttctcaacaaaattgCAAGGATTGGCTTCCCATTCAATAACAAGTGTTCTGGTTGTGAGAAAATCCTACAAGGCCATCTGAAGAGTGAAGCCAATCCAACACAtgtttaaattatgaatttatattttaaatatatgcaCCGCATAAATGTTAAATCTATCTACAACTACGATGGGTTCATTTGTCATGCTTGAGCTTTGTATGTAACTTCAGGAGATGTTAAGCACAGTATTATCAATGAAACACAATAACAACACTACCATGATCTCTTACCTTCATTGCCCTGCGCTCTTTCACAAACGAAGGCTGAATCTTGTCCTTCAGATAATCAATCTTTCGAGCAAAATAGAACTCAGGAGCCCGAGGCTCGATATTGAACTTCTTACAGAAGGGCACCCATTTCCTTGCAAACTCTGCAGTCTCTGAGAGGGATTCAAATGTTAACATTGCCGAACCATCATCAGAAACATAGCACGAGACCTTGTCGACGGGGGAACCATCATCAGAAACATAGCACGAGACCTTGTCGACGGGGTAATCCACAGAAAGGATTGACAACACTGTGTTTGCTGTAATGAGAGGAGGCTCCTTCATGGGATCCACTGTGTTTGCTGTAATGAGAGGAGGCTCCTTCATGGGATCCACAGTACTGACAAACACATCTACTGGTGCTAATTGGGAAGGCTCCCCTTCCCTATCATATCTGAcaaaataagaaacaaaattaataatataacaaaCCAAGCTCACTTCAAATATGGAATTAGAAACCCATCCTGgtgatataaaataataaagtttcTTGCAAAGCAATTTCTGACACTAACCTTAATGCAAGCCTGTCTAGGTAGGTCTCACGATTGATGGGTGACCATTTTGGGAACTGATCCAAAAGCCAAGATAAGGCAAACCATACCTCACAGATAACTGATACTAGCCACAAAGGATAGGCATCACTCACAGGGTGAGTAAGCCGGTATTGCATGAAAAATCCCAAGATGATCAGCCGAAGTATAATCACAATACGATAGGGAGTAAGGTGAGAAGAAGGAATAGGCACAACGCGACTTAGGGGTTGGCGAGCTTCATCAGCCCTGCCACAAGGTTGAAGCAACATGATAACATTGAGAACACATCCTTCTTACCACATAATGATTCCAAATGATAAAAAGGTACTCACATCTGTAGCTCTTCTCCATTCGACCCTATCACTTCAGAATCTCCTCCTTTCCCATCTGAGTATCTGTTGCTCACATGCACCATTGTTTTCTCCTGTTTAAGTTTCCAACCTTCCACCCTTTCTTTCCAGTCAACATTTCCAAGTCCATAAGTAGTATTCAAGTCCTTCGAAGGGTCCACAATTCTCACAGGAACTGAAGATATTATAACCGCATCAGAAGTccataaggaaaaaaaaaaaaaaaaaagtctcagACTAATGAAGTTTTGAGATAAAGGGAATACCTGGCTGTCTAGGGTCGAGATATGGAATTGAGTGGCCATGCTTGTCACCAGGACCCAAAGGTCCTGACATGCTCCTTACAGATTGAGTATCTGGTGTAGCACTTGGAGGGATTTCACCAGAAATCTATAAGCATGGTCACATGGGTTAGAAAAATGTTACAAACAAATAATCttaacatatttcaaaaaataagaaaacaaaattaagtttCAAATAAGAACATattaatgaaaaagaaaaaaaaaatacttcagtATTTTTTAAGCCCCATACAGACTGCTAGTATCATACtctagttattatttattgaaaaagtCATTATCATAACTCAATGATAACCCATTTCTTTGGTAAATATGGTAAAACAAAGTGACTAATGAAATAAGCAAATAATGGATGATATTGGTGACATTGAATACAAATAATCAAAGACCAAATAATCACATATTTAAGGAAAATAGTTATCAGAATGTTTCAGAGAGGTACAATGAGGTAAAGAAAGCATAAGAACAGATTTTTTATTTGTCAATGATAGAAACAGTAATGCAAAAGAGTTGATATCTTGATGCTGTAAGTTTGATCCTCACTTACAGGCTGACCATTCATGAGAAGAGGTATTGGCTGCTGAGACTCATGcctagaagaagaagagagatcCACATCTTCTCCCTGCCACTGGTGTCTAGCCTTGCTATTCCCCTGGGCATGATTAAACTCATCATCCAGGTCATCAAAATCATCTTCCTCATCATCCCCATCAACCCGTGGACTCCCTAACAGTGACAAAACAAAGTTCATTCCAAtggttttctagaaaatgataGATAAAGTGTTATGTTCCCGGGCGAAAGCACGTGTCACCGGGTTATTGGGGTTATTAGAGTTTTCCCACCTCTTGATTTTAACTTAACTTCTTTCTTGCTTGTTATTCTATTAGAATGAAAATCCCACAAAGACTAACTAAACATAAAAAGTTAGtatccaaaaaacaaaaacataaaaaggaAAGGAAGACTAACTAAAACATAAAAAGGAAAGGAGAATCATTAAAGCTCCTTACCATAATTATTTGCTATCTctaaaggaaataaataaattctaatagTAAAGAACATATCATAAAGATGCAAGAAGAAAAGGGAAGAGAATGAAGAAAAGGAATAGCAATTCTTAAATATTCTATTCAGATttcaggcaaaaaaaaaaaaagaaaccttTTTGTCTCTTGTATCTAGTTTTGCACTGGGGACATGCTTGATTTCCATCTTTGCGCTCATACTCATAACAAGCCCGGCAAACAGGAAAGGCACACTCATTACACGCAACAAATGCATCACCACTAGCAGNGCTCACATGCACCATTGTTTTCTCCTGTTTAAGTTTCCAACCTTCCACCCTTTCTTTCCAGTCAACATTTCCAAGTCCATAAGTAGTATTCAAGTCCTTCGAAGGGTCCACAATTCTCACAGGAACTGAAGATATTATAACCGCATCAGAAGTccataaggaaaaaaaaaaaaaaaaaagtctcagACTAATGAAGTTTTGAGATAAAGGGAATACCTGGCTGTCTAGGGTCGAGATATGGAATTGAGTGGCCATGCTTGTCACCAGGACCCAAAGGTCCTGACATGCTCCTTACAGATTGAGTATCTGGTGTAGCACTTGGAGGGATTTCACCAGAAATCTATAAGCATGGTCACATGGGTTAGAAAAATGTTACAAACAAATAATCttaacatatttcaaaaaataagaaaacaaaattaagtttCAAATAAGAACATattaatgaaaaagaaaaaaaaaatacttcagtATTTTTTAAGCCCCATACAGACTGCTAGTATCATACtctagttattatttattgaaaaagtCATTATCATAACTCAATGATAACCCATTTCTTTGGTAAATATGGTAAAACAAAGTGACTAATGAAATAAGCAAATAATGGATGATATTGGTGACATTGAATACAAATAATCAAAGACCAAATAATCACATATTTAAGGAAAATAGTTATCAGAATGTTTCAGAGAGGTACAATGAGGTAAAGAAAGCATAAGAACAGATTTTTTATTTGTCAATGATAGAAACAGTAATGCAAAAGAGTTGATATCTTGATGCTGTAAGTTTGATCCTCACTTACAGGCTGACCATTCATGAGAAGAGGTATTGGCTGCTGAGACTCATGcctagaagaagaagagagatcCACATCTTCTCCCTGCCACTGGTGTCTAGCCTTGCTATTCCCCTGGGCATGATTAAACTCATCATCCAGGTCATCAAAATCATCTTCCTCATCATCCCCATCAACCCGTGGACTCCCTAACAGTGACAAAACAAAGTTCATTCCAAtggttttctagaaaatgataGATAAAGTGTTATGTTCCCGGGCGAAAGCACGTGTCACCGGGTTATTGGGGTTATTAGAGTTTTCCCACCTCTTGATTTTAACTTAACTTCTTTCTTGCTTGTTATTCTATTAGAATGAAAATCCCACAAAGACTAACTAAACATAAAAAGTTAGtatccaaaaaacaaaaacataaaaaggaAAGGAAGACTAACTAAAACATAAAAAGGAAAGGAGAATCATTAAAGCTCCTTACCATAATTATTTGCTATCTctaaaggaaataaataaattctaatagTAAAGAACATATCATAAAGATGCAAGAAGAAAAGGGAAGAGAATGAAGAAAAGGAATAGCAATTCTTAAATATTCTATTCAGATttcaggcaaaaaaaaaaaaagaaaccttTTTGTCTCTTGTATCTAGTTTTGCACTGGGGACATGCTTGATTTCCATCTTTGCGCTCATACTCATAACAAGCCCGGCAAACAGGAAAGGCACACTCATTACACGCAACAAATGCATCACCACTAGCAAAGGCACACTCATTACACGCAACAAATGCATCACCACTAGCAGTCACCCCAACAGCATCACCACAAATCTGACATATCTGACTATTCAGATCCTTAAGGGGTTTTGGCTGCATTTGAAACAAAGTGTGACCAATCAGACAGAAATTCAAAAAATCCATCACTGCCTATATGCATTGCAAGAAGAGGCAAAGTATTTCCTGAACATGCAATATTGGTATATGACGTTACTACAATAACTGATCAGCAATGTAAAGAGAAACCCAGTCCTCAAACTGCTATCTAAGCACAAAACAGCAATCTGTAACTAACTTTGCCTTGAGACTTAACTTATATGGTGCATATAGAACTAAAACTCAAAGTGGACTATAAAGAATACCAAGATTTATCCAAACAGACATTACTTCAAATGAACCATAAAATATTAGATCTACCTAGCATAGCTAAAATGATCACTTCAGACATCCATTATGTAGCTAGCAAATATGAGCTAAATCTAACTTCCATGAGACAAACACTCACATCTAAAAATATCCACTTCAAATGCCAATACAAAACAAATATCTACTTCATTATACCTTCAATAAAGCCAACCTAAAGCTATCATCAACCAACCAACCAACCCTACCTTAACCAAGAacgaaaatataaaaatcagcAAAGCAAATTAGCTACAGAAATTTCAAGAAAACCCGTAATCTGAAAGCAAAATGGAGCACATCCCATCCTAATTTGGTGAAAAGATCAAATTTTGAGCTCAGAGCTCACACTCCTATAATTCCTGCTTCCACCACCCACCCATCTAAGCTCCAAATTCTGAACTTTAACTAAAAACCAATCGCTTTTTGATGATTAATGAAGTGGTGACAAACCAGATGGAGTGAAAATCCAAATgggtatttcaaaaaaaaaaaaaaaaaaacggccaAAACTACTACTTAAACACTAGAAACTCAAAATTAATAACTTTTAGGCATGAAAATTCTGTAACGAGATTCAAGAATGAATCCAAACTAGTGTGGTGGCAAACAGCGTACCGCACTATCAGAATCATGGCGGATTCGGACCAGCTCATTCCGCTTGTGCGATCCGGCAACCATCCCAGCACCGGCCTCCATTTCTTCCCCGAGAAACAGAGGACTTCAAGGCACACCCGCAATTATTTCTGATGAATTATAACAGCAATGCGGATTCAAAATTGTGGGATGATTAGATCATTAATGTTAATGgggactaaataaataaatcgcAATCTGGGTCTataagaagagaagagaagagagagaagggATTCTTTGGACTGCTGTGAACTGGCTGTCGCCGTCTTAACCTCTCGACATCTCTCAACGCACGCGCTGTGAACTGGATGTCGGAGTACGATTTAACGGAACCGACACAACAGTAATCATTTTCGATGTGATttgtaaaaatagaaatattttattctctttGTCAAATTTCAAGTGTCAGATCTTTTACCGTGTTTGAACGtatttgaaaaattcattaacagaaatcattttttgttaattgaggaaattatgattattttggtgaaaaatgatttccgttaaAATTTGGTGAAATTCATTTTTCACTGCACGGCGGAaaccaataatattttttttttaattaataaataaaatcatatttaacattattataaatatttttatattttaaataaaataattaaaatgttcaattatacaattctaataatttttccaaaaaatgaaccaaacgcaccaagacattttttcataatgcaaccaaacactgaaaatggaacttttttctaaaaaatgagaccattttccagaaaatatttttcagatgTCATTTTCCcgatttccaaacacaccctaaaaacataattaaagttttttatattattaagtttagtattaatatataaaatttatatatttaaatcattattaaatataaaaaattaaaaattaaaattataaaaagaaataattaaagaaaaaaaattaattttactaattaacaccccctccgtcccattttacatgttgtgttcggttaacgagatttgactgaaattatttataatttaattttttataatattattaagtttagaattagtatgtaaaatttatatatttataaactaaattgaaaatactattaaatacaaaaaatcaaatttaaaaattataagaaaatgctaatagaaataaattaagaatAGTAAGTAAGATAGATAAAATGTGATAGATAAGGTAGGGTCGTTCCATAAAAATAGGGTCCTGCCTATTTATAGAGGTAAGAAACATAAGCACAAAATACTTCTGAAAGATAACGATAGGTAAGATCTATAATTCTGTATAACTGATGTATTTGAATTCAAATCTATTTGGacttcaagttattgtattctatatacaacaataataaaaatgtaataaaaaaatttgtccaaatataatgcataaagattcaacaaggaaaaaaaatatacaactcaaaatttaatttaaaagtgacattttttttaaaactgttgaatataaaataaaacagaaaaaatataaaattgtatgttgtgtgtgtgtgtgtttttttttaaaactgttgTGTTTTGTTAATGGGAAATGATACAATTggtaaaatataatatgcaattttataaaatatatgatgtTATAAAATTCTGCATAGaaatattatgttttcaaaataataagtaatttatattttattacgtacacaatttatagaaaaaaaattatatataaacattttttttaacatcagtttttatttttgcctataatattactccgtataaaatatttctttaaattCATACTCTATAAtgtttttcataaaaaataaacacaaaatgacgaaaatactcaattatatatgtgtatcagATGTAATCAtaggaatattatattttggtgttaatttaattaaaatagaagattctggttaccaagtcaacaggcTGACCAACATGCTTGGGGTTGCCCCTCACCTTATCTTATTTTCGTGTCTATGAGCTATGAAATCTACTAAAAAATACTTGGTTAGCTGAGAGTGCGCATGAGATAAACTGTAAACTACAAGGAGTGAGAAAGGTAAGCCATATAGGATCAACTGACATTCTGAAACGAGAATTATGTTATACTAACTTACCCGTTACCGCTTTTTtcaagtcattttttttaaacacattGCACTAATATTTGCATTATGCGTAATGAGATGAATTCAATTAAGAATCAATGAAGTTTCATTTGAGAACAGTTCTTTCAATAGCATAATTTTTGTTATTGAATctggggtgtggttgagtggaaatTACTCATTTATCCTTAACCTGGGGTGTATCTTTTGCTTTGAATATAGAGCAATCTTAAATCTCCAGGTCAATTGTCCTACTCAATATAGATACCTACAATTCAACGGAGGAATTAGTCACTGTTCGACGGTGAAAACCTGAGCtacatccaaaaaaaataattttgtcatTGAGGAATTTGAAGGTGGTTGAGTGTATGAAGGGAAACGGGTGTTAGGTTTTCTGTCAATATAGTGagtatgaattatatatttctttctgTTATTACAAAATGGAAATTGGATGATGATGCATCACCATCAACTTTTGActatatacataatattaagtattttttttccaaataatattatatattactttaattaatCTGCTTCCTTGTGAACGTCACCATCATCAGTTTCACCTAATACAAATCATTAATATACACAAATATACGGACCGACAAACCTTCACCTGTTCAAGTTGTCCCAACCAGCAAATCAGAAGCAGTgatctcaaaatatattatttaaaaaaaaaaaacttagagatttagaaaaaaaaatcaattaaatttatttggtAAGATAACGGgaatgaaattatgaatttttagattttttttcatttccctTGATgtcatttaaataaattacaattaaaatgattaaaatagtgAACCACAACATCTACTGTGAAGTCGAGAAGAGTAGTGGACTTGATCAAACGGAAGTGCTTCCACTAGGGGCTGATGTGAAAATTATAAAGAAGTGTAAAGCCATGATTAATCGAGACTAGAATGTGAAAATTAAGTGTACATAGAGCAAAATCGAACAGTCGGCCATCTTGACAAATCAACTCGCAATGAGATAAGATAATGAGAAGATGTGACTATATATTATCCCTTGATGCCTTTTGAATATCCTGGAAGAGACATGTTTGGCCTCCCTTGCAACAAAAGAGTTCCAGTTATGAAATAACCTGAGTCACTCTTCcgcttgataaaaaaaaaataaaattgtgaatcaCTGCAGCTACGTGGTGGGCTCCTTGTGACACCAAACACCTCAATTGCAATGATTTATCCTCTAGTGTGAGTGAATTTCGACTTTTATGGGCAAAACAGTAAACGGTTGCCTTGAAAGGGATGGCTAAATTGATAGTGTACATACTAAAAAGTCACATGTTCAATTTTTGTCATCATCTTCTTGATTAACCCTTCACGCAAAGTGTAACTAATGCGATTTACCTCTACCTCTCTGATCTTGTTTCCGATCCGAGTGTTAATCATGGCAATAACACAAACTTTTTTGATGGCTAATCCTTTATGTGCAATTGAAGGAAATCCCAAGTGCATGTAAAAAGCATGGATTCTTGCTTCATATAAAAGCAAAAAACATCCAAAGCAACAATAAAGAACTTCAACAAAGGCCAATAatataatgacaataattattCCTCACTCAGCTCAAACTATCACTGTTCTTGAACTCTGCAAAGAAGCATCAGACATGTCATTATATTTTCACCTCTACAAAACCAAACAGAAGCAATTAAGAAATCCAATACTTCTCTTCTTGACAAGCCAAAAACATGAAATTATGCTCTAATGTCATACTATGATTTAACCTCTTGTTTCATCAGTACTACAATCACAAGACTACTTGCTTTGTTGATATTGCTATCAAGCTGCAAAATATTCTAGTAGTCTAAATGTCCCGTCGCATAGAGGGGAAAAAAACGGTGTGGAATTATGCAGATCAAGAATCATTAAGCCCCCCCGATTTGAGGCATTGTACACTAATATACGCATAGACGGGAGCACAATCTAAAGTatgcatcatatcatatcatatctctGCATTACCAAATCCTTCACTACGTCTCGTTGACAGTAAGCTCTATTTCCTCCCTTCCTGGCTGCCAGCAGTGGTGTTCTTCAGAATCTGTGATTTCGAAAAATGAAGTTACAAAGATCCCAAATGTTAATCAAAGAAGATTATATTCACTTTGAACCATTGGATCACCATAGTATCTTACTCCTATCAGCTTATTACTCTTTCCTAAGTTCCAaggatatattttatttgtcacTTCACAATGACACCACACCATACAGGTTTGATAATAAAGTTGGCAAATGCCATTGCGAGATGTTTAGAAAATTTGGGTTTCGTACTCTACCGGCTCTTGTAAAATGTCTCAAGCACAATTAGATTATCGATCCCAGTGGGACCATGCGAAAGATTTGTAGATGAGAAAGAATTCGCGAATTAATAGATGcagaaaagggaaaaataaCTCTtagttcaataatatatataattaagaagaCTTGTAGTTATGGAACACCATACATATATGTCTTTGGTTAACATCAAACTTTGATGGATAACTCCACTAATTTTGCACGGCTAAACAATAGTGTCTGGTGGGTATTGATTATATTAAATGAACCAATGCAAACAATATAATTCAAACAAGGCAACTAGCAATGGATCATGTGGTTGGTGTGTACTAGTGAATGAACcaaagaattcaaacaaggcaGGTTACAAGTAGGTGTGACTAAAACTTACATGTCTTAGCATCTGGTTTTCATTTTGCAAGGTGGATAGCCTCTCTTCAAGCTCCGCATTCTTTGTTTCCAAGTCTTTCACCCTTGCCTCCAAGTCTATCAAATATGCCTTCTTCCTCTCCCTTGCTTGCTGTGCTGAAACTCTGTTCCTCAACAACCTTATTTCACATTGGatacaacaacaaaaatcaCAAACATGCCATAGATCAACCCATGGTAAGCTTGTTGGGTAGAGGCCGGTAAAGAGTCAAGTCTAGCAATTGGTGGCTAAGGGAATTGTTGGGTACGGTTGAGGCAGGTGAAGGGCAAGTCCAGCACCATGCCTCTTGAAGATGTGGTGGcggtatataaagaaataaaattgcaccTTCGTTGTGCTATAGCTTTTGGTATAGTGGCCAGTAAGCACTTgatctaacaagtggtatcagagctaggTCATAACTAGCAAGAACAAAAACTATGCAATTAAGACTGCTTTTAACCTAGTGATAAACGTTTGATTCTAACAAAGTTAAATTCAATTGAAATTGCTCCTGCTATGCCACAAGTAGTGACCACAGCATTGGCAAGTCACATGCCTATTTTGTATTGCACCCCATCACAAGGGCCCACCCTCACTGGTCTAGAGTCTCAATGAAAGAGATAAATCGTAAAATGTGTCTTGACAACTAACCAATAAAACAaacctattaatttttttgaattagtgAACCGGTTGAGTTGTGCCTCGAGACAAGTGTACCTATACTATCAATCATACATGGCATAACTACTACAGAAGGAGCAAGTCGATATGATTTTACCTTTTTAACCTCTTGTTCTCTTTGTCAGCTGGGCTTCTGCCCCTCTTCCTTTGACTGGCGGCTGAATGGTTAACCGGACCCGCCGCAGAGGTGCCATCCCGGCCTGAAGCAGCCGGACCGGCGGCTTCTCCACCCATCTCAGGTACTCTCCTGATCTCATCATCACTTTCCACAccttcattatattatttaataatcaaTTATTTAGTTCAAGCATATATAGGCCAAATCATTTTCACCACTAAAAGTTCTACTTCTCCAAGAAAATTATTCAGATCACAAAGCTCTAgtagtaacatagttagcttatcggtccattttaatttatttgatcactattaactatttgacttggttaaacatctttgcttaattagctttttataacaacttattgctccaaaacactaaaattcaaacGATCTAACTTTTCAAGAAAATCATTTTACGTGTAATTAGTTATCAactaaagttttcaaaaaaaaaaaaagttatcatctaaaagctaatttaccaaacagctttccacaatcaactaatgctatcaactaatcaaaccaATAACCCAATCCAGCTAACACCTAAAATGTATGATGTTTCAAAACTCATACCAACAACTTAAATCTGTAGAAATTCAGAAACTACAAGCCCCATCCTTTGAAGCTTTTATCATTTCCAGCAATACTAAATCATCCAACcataaccccccccccccccccccccNCCCCCTCCCTGGTAATTCttgatgatattattataaAGAACTAAACTTGATTGAAAATCAAGCAAATTTTTTGGGCTGTCATCTATATATGGAGCAAAAAAGTGACACATTTCCAAAAACAGAAACCAGTACAAAATTCAAGACACCCCATTGCACCTTTACTCTGCTCTTTCTAGCAAATGGTTATCAAAAACAACCCAAAAGTTCAATCTTTGACCAGATACATCACaaatttatactaaaaaaaaagtcaaaactacaaaatttaGCAAGAAAtggtagaaaaaaaaatgggtgTTCACaagaacaataaaaataaaaaaaataaaaaaaaccttCTTTAACTTCGAGCTGGAGAGCTGAGCTGGAAGATCTTTCACTGCTTGAAGGAAGAGAGCTGGCAGCCATGGAACTCGTAGCAGCTTGTTCCTGCATTTTCCTCCAAAACAACGGAAAATGTACAGAAacagagggagagggagagagagagagagaggataaACGTGGGTATATTGATctgggaaaaaaaaagagcgGGATGTGAATGAAGCCAGTAAGCAGAGAAGACTCTCAGACAGAGAGAGGAGAAAGATCCTGAAGCGTTACAATAGCCGTTAGATTGGGTTTGATCGAACGGGTACAAAGCGGTGAGCGTGGAGGCCTCTGGAACCATAAAGTGTCGAGGCAATCAAAGGCCAGGAAGAGGGTAGGCGTGGAGTGTTTTGACTCGTCGGATTGGGATGCGATCCAACGGTTTGGATGGCGTTTGGATGAGTTGGGTGCATTGAATATGAATGGATATGGGGAACAATCATGCGTACTTAACCCGAAAAGTGCTACGGAATTGCGCCCTATTCATTTGTTTTGACATTTGGGCCACTAGAATGGGATTTACTATTATGCCCTCAGATATTTCATTTCCACACTCTTTGGAGATTAGTATATTCATATTGTCAAAGAATATATCTTCATCAGCCCACATGGGTAGCTCAACTGTTCACATAGGTGAAGTTTAAGAAATTGACAGATGAATAACGAAAGGTGTATGACACAGTTGCTAGTGgtggtttgtttttttgtttaagGTCATGGTGGAACTGGAAAAACTTTTATTTGGAAAACATTGTC
This region of Ipomoea triloba cultivar NCNSP0323 chromosome 15, ASM357664v1 genomic DNA includes:
- the LOC116005623 gene encoding transcription factor HY5-like, whose translation is MQEQAATSSMAASSLPSSSERSSSSALQLEVKEGVESDDEIRRVPEMGGEAAGPAASGRDGTSAAGPVNHSAASQRKRGRSPADKENKRLKRLLRNRVSAQQARERKKAYLIDLEARVKDLETKNAELEERLSTLQNENQMLRHILKNTTAGSQEGRK